One window of Opisthocomus hoazin isolate bOpiHoa1 chromosome 13, bOpiHoa1.hap1, whole genome shotgun sequence genomic DNA carries:
- the VPS29 gene encoding vacuolar protein sorting-associated protein 29 isoform X1 — protein sequence MFHPVFHPAPPPSPVCNQLLHSNQAGHRLVLVLGDLHIPHRCNSLPAKFKKLLVPGKIQHILCTGNLCTKDTYDYLKTLAGDVHVVRGDFDENLNYPEQKVVTVGQFKIGLIHGHQVIPWGDMASLALLQRQFDVDILISGHTHKFEAFEHENKFYINPGSATGAYHALENNIIPSFVLMDIQASTVVTYVYQLIGDDVKVERIEYKKS from the exons ATGTTTCACCCTGTTTTtcatcccgccccccccccctcccctgtcTGCAATCAACTTCTTCATTCCAATCAGGCTGGGCACAGA TTGGTGTTAGTGTTAGGAGATCTTCACATTCCACATCGATGCAACAGCCTCCCGGCCAAATTCAAAAAGCTGCTGGTTCCGGGGAAGATCCAGCACATCCTCTGCACGGGAAACCTCTGCACCAAGGACACTTACGACTACCTCAAGACTCTGGCTGGGGACGTTCACGTTGTCCGAGGGGACTTTGATGAG aacCTGAATTATCCTGAACAGAAAGTTGTAACTGTTGGACAGTTTAAAATTGGGCTGATTCATGGCCACCAGGTTATTCCGTGGGGTGATATGGCCAGCCTGGCACTGCTACAGAGGCAGTTTGATGTGGACATCCTCATTTcaggacacacacacaaatttgAGGCATTTGAACATGAAAACAAGTTCTATATCAATCCCGGATCAGCTACGGGAGCCTATCATGCCTTAGAGAA caACATCATTCCTTCGTTTGTGCTGATGGATATCCAGGCTTCTACAGTAGTTACATATGTCTATCAACTGATTGGAGATGATGTGAAAGTAGAAAGAATTGAGTACAAAAAATCTTAA
- the VPS29 gene encoding vacuolar protein sorting-associated protein 29 isoform X2, with the protein MLVLVLGDLHIPHRCNSLPAKFKKLLVPGKIQHILCTGNLCTKDTYDYLKTLAGDVHVVRGDFDENLNYPEQKVVTVGQFKIGLIHGHQVIPWGDMASLALLQRQFDVDILISGHTHKFEAFEHENKFYINPGSATGAYHALENNIIPSFVLMDIQASTVVTYVYQLIGDDVKVERIEYKKS; encoded by the exons ATG TTGGTGTTAGTGTTAGGAGATCTTCACATTCCACATCGATGCAACAGCCTCCCGGCCAAATTCAAAAAGCTGCTGGTTCCGGGGAAGATCCAGCACATCCTCTGCACGGGAAACCTCTGCACCAAGGACACTTACGACTACCTCAAGACTCTGGCTGGGGACGTTCACGTTGTCCGAGGGGACTTTGATGAG aacCTGAATTATCCTGAACAGAAAGTTGTAACTGTTGGACAGTTTAAAATTGGGCTGATTCATGGCCACCAGGTTATTCCGTGGGGTGATATGGCCAGCCTGGCACTGCTACAGAGGCAGTTTGATGTGGACATCCTCATTTcaggacacacacacaaatttgAGGCATTTGAACATGAAAACAAGTTCTATATCAATCCCGGATCAGCTACGGGAGCCTATCATGCCTTAGAGAA caACATCATTCCTTCGTTTGTGCTGATGGATATCCAGGCTTCTACAGTAGTTACATATGTCTATCAACTGATTGGAGATGATGTGAAAGTAGAAAGAATTGAGTACAAAAAATCTTAA